From Dehalococcoidales bacterium, the proteins below share one genomic window:
- a CDS encoding dihydropteroate synthase: MTEILVVGELINSTRKAVKAALESKDGAVIRRLAREQVEAGADILDVNTATSMEHEIDDMKWVIGLIHDEVGKVRLSIDSPSAEAMASGLALCQERPLINSINNDPRGRAFIDIVKRFDGDIIGLPMGGKVGMPRTVEERLDEVDIMLSTLDDAGVDPSRLYIDSIVMTIGSNQEQGRIVIESVREIKKRYGSRGVKTSVGLSNISFGLPHRSLINQAFLAMLLEAGLDMALIDPRDVAMINTMRAAEAIVGTDAGCLRYIKHVRKLAR; the protein is encoded by the coding sequence GTGACTGAAATACTAGTCGTCGGAGAATTGATTAACTCGACACGGAAGGCGGTTAAGGCAGCGCTTGAATCTAAGGACGGAGCTGTCATCAGGCGTCTTGCCCGGGAGCAGGTAGAGGCAGGCGCGGATATTCTTGATGTTAATACTGCTACCAGTATGGAGCATGAGATTGATGATATGAAATGGGTCATCGGGCTGATCCATGATGAGGTGGGTAAAGTACGCCTATCTATTGACAGCCCCAGTGCCGAGGCAATGGCATCCGGGTTAGCGCTTTGCCAGGAACGCCCTCTGATCAACTCCATTAATAATGATCCCAGAGGGCGGGCCTTCATTGATATCGTTAAGCGTTTTGACGGTGACATTATCGGACTGCCTATGGGAGGAAAGGTTGGCATGCCCAGGACGGTTGAGGAGCGTCTCGATGAAGTAGACATAATGCTCTCCACTCTGGATGATGCCGGTGTGGATCCCTCCCGTTTGTATATTGACTCGATAGTGATGACTATCGGCAGCAATCAGGAGCAGGGGCGTATTGTGATTGAGAGTGTCCGGGAAATCAAGAAGCGCTACGGAAGCCGGGGGGTAAAGACCTCGGTAGGGCTGTCCAATATCTCCTTCGGCTTACCTCATCGCAGCTTGATTAACCAGGCTTTCCTAGCGATGCTTCTTGAGGCGGGACTGGATATGGCCCTGATTGACCCCAGGGATGTCGCGATGATTAATACTATGCGTGCTGCGGAGGCGATAGTGGGTACTGATGCCGGTTGTCTCAGGTACATCAAGCACGTGAGGAAGCTTGCCAGATAG
- the fusA gene encoding elongation factor G, whose translation MKQYTPGNIRNLSLLSHCGAGKTSLSEAILFTIGITNRLGKVDDGTTTSDYDPDEVKRKISLNLTLLPCEWQAAKINLIDTPGYTDFVGEVKAAVRVSEGAVIVVCAASGVEVGTEQVWGYSEEAGLTRLIFVNKMDRENADFYQTVEQIQAKFGARCVPIRLPIGAQSDFQGTVDLLTMKAYLGSKGEEGEIPSSVKAQAASFREKLIEAVAEVDDRLIEKYLGGEELSLEELTDSLCKATRTGQVVPILVGSALQNIGTAPLLDAIYHYLPSPEEREVAIVDESGAEVEKIKPGQDAPLAALVFKTSADPYVGKLTYFRVYHGAIDSNSQVWNVKRGEIERIGQLFILRGKSQEAVPRIGAGDIGGVAKLSITGTGDTLGSRDKPLRIAHVPFPKPIFSEAVHPKTKADVDKLGTALARLTEEDPTLRVSRDNDTNETILSGLGETQLAVAADRMLRKFGVGVEMATPKVPYKETITVTAKAEYKHKKQTGGHGQYGHVLLELEPLPRGSGCEFVDRVVGGTIPKNYIPSVEKGVHEAIMEGGLARYPVVDVRTILYDGSFHPVDSSDICFKIAGAQALKKGLTQGQPILLEPIVNVKVRVPEEFTGDIISDLNGKRARVLGMNPEAGTNTIEAQAPLAEILRYAIDLKSITQGRGSYTVEFSHYEEAPAQITQRIVAARQAEKS comes from the coding sequence ATGAAGCAGTATACGCCAGGAAATATTCGTAACCTTTCCCTGCTGTCCCATTGCGGCGCCGGCAAGACGTCGCTGTCAGAGGCAATTTTGTTCACGATCGGCATCACTAACCGACTGGGTAAGGTTGATGATGGGACGACTACGTCAGACTATGACCCGGATGAGGTGAAACGTAAGATAAGCCTTAACCTGACCCTGCTCCCCTGCGAGTGGCAGGCTGCCAAGATCAACCTCATCGATACCCCCGGTTACACCGATTTTGTCGGCGAGGTCAAAGCAGCCGTCCGGGTCAGCGAGGGAGCGGTAATCGTGGTCTGTGCCGCCTCCGGCGTCGAGGTCGGTACAGAACAGGTCTGGGGCTATAGCGAGGAAGCCGGCTTAACCCGGCTGATCTTCGTTAATAAGATGGACCGGGAGAACGCTGACTTCTACCAGACTGTGGAACAGATTCAGGCAAAGTTCGGCGCCAGGTGTGTCCCGATACGCTTGCCGATAGGCGCCCAGAGTGATTTTCAGGGAACGGTCGATCTGCTGACAATGAAAGCCTACCTCGGTTCTAAAGGGGAGGAGGGAGAGATACCCTCCTCGGTAAAGGCGCAAGCGGCCTCCTTCCGTGAGAAACTAATCGAGGCCGTAGCCGAAGTCGACGACCGTCTTATTGAGAAGTACCTCGGCGGTGAAGAGCTCAGCCTGGAAGAGCTAACCGATAGCCTGTGCAAGGCGACCAGGACCGGGCAGGTTGTACCCATTCTGGTCGGCTCCGCTCTACAAAACATTGGTACTGCCCCCCTGCTCGACGCCATATATCACTATCTGCCCTCACCCGAAGAGCGGGAAGTAGCTATCGTCGATGAATCCGGTGCCGAGGTGGAGAAGATTAAGCCCGGTCAGGATGCCCCGCTGGCTGCCCTGGTGTTTAAGACCAGCGCCGACCCCTACGTGGGTAAGCTTACCTACTTCCGGGTCTATCACGGCGCCATCGACAGCAACTCCCAGGTATGGAACGTAAAACGTGGCGAGATAGAGCGCATCGGCCAGTTGTTTATCCTAAGAGGCAAGAGCCAGGAGGCGGTACCTCGGATCGGTGCCGGAGACATCGGCGGGGTAGCCAAATTGAGTATCACCGGTACCGGTGATACCCTGGGCAGCCGGGACAAGCCACTAAGAATCGCTCATGTGCCCTTCCCGAAACCTATCTTCAGCGAGGCGGTACACCCCAAAACCAAGGCCGATGTCGATAAGCTGGGGACAGCCCTCGCCAGGCTTACCGAAGAAGACCCCACTCTACGCGTAAGCAGGGATAACGACACCAACGAGACTATCCTCTCCGGCCTCGGGGAGACGCAGCTGGCCGTAGCTGCTGATAGGATGCTGCGTAAATTCGGGGTCGGCGTGGAGATGGCGACACCAAAGGTTCCTTATAAGGAGACCATTACGGTAACGGCTAAAGCCGAGTACAAACACAAAAAACAGACCGGTGGACACGGACAGTACGGACATGTTCTGCTCGAGCTGGAGCCCCTGCCCCGCGGCAGCGGTTGTGAGTTTGTCGACAGAGTAGTCGGCGGTACTATCCCCAAAAACTACATCCCCTCGGTAGAGAAAGGGGTCCACGAAGCGATAATGGAAGGCGGGCTAGCCCGTTATCCGGTGGTGGACGTAAGAACGATACTATATGACGGCAGCTTTCACCCGGTTGACTCCTCAGACATATGCTTCAAAATTGCCGGAGCGCAAGCACTGAAGAAGGGCCTGACCCAGGGACAACCCATTCTCCTCGAACCGATAGTAAACGTCAAGGTGAGGGTACCTGAGGAATTCACCGGCGACATTATCAGCGACCTTAACGGCAAACGGGCACGGGTGCTGGGTATGAACCCGGAGGCAGGAACGAATACTATTGAGGCTCAGGCACCACTGGCCGAGATTCTGCGCTATGCCATAGACCTGAAGTCGATAACTCAGGGCCGGGGCAGCTACACTGTGGAGTTCAGCCACTACGAAGAGGCACCGGCTCAGATTACCCAGAGGATAGTTGCTGCGAGGCAAGCAGAGAAGAGCTAG